A window of Malania oleifera isolate guangnan ecotype guangnan chromosome 5, ASM2987363v1, whole genome shotgun sequence contains these coding sequences:
- the LOC131155623 gene encoding UDP-glycosyltransferase 87A1-like, protein MFLLLSADPPSSASFSIFTEMDATNGRRFSGCHVVAMPYPGRGHINPMMNLCKSLASRTSLNVLITFVLTEEWLGFIGADDKPPNIRFDSIPNTIPSELVRAADFPGFIHAVSTKMEAPFERLLDRLDPPPTVILADTFLVWALDVGNRRKIPLASFWPMAASVFSVLYHFDLLVQHRHFPIQSSELGQRKDEIVDYIPGMSPTRVADLPTIIHGNSEPTLRRALDSVVGVDHKARYLLLSSIHELEAPIIAAIQAKFSNPVYCVGPLIPYPKLITPNISAAQSNGGNDPNNHVMSWLDSQPRGSVLYVSWGSFLSLSGSQMEEIAAGLSGSGVRYLWVARGETHRLEAGAGDKGLVVGWCDQLRVLSHCAVGGFWTHCGWNSTMEGVFAGVPLLTFPVVMDQVPNSKVIVEDWKVGQRVRTERGAGDLVERGEVAEVVRRFMDSESCERREMVRRVKELQDICQKATAEGGSFDTSLDAFARDISRSH, encoded by the exons ATGTTCCTGCTTCTTTCTGCCGACCCTCCATCATCTGCATCTTTCTCCATTTTCACAGAAATGGACGCCACCAACGGGCGACGATTCTCCGGATGCCACGTGGTGGCGATGCCTTACCCCGGCAGAGGCCACATCAACCCTATGATGAACCTATGCAAGTCTCTAGCTTCCCGCACATCCCTTAACGTTCTCATCACCTTCGTCCTCACCGAAGAGTGGCTCGGCTTCATCGGCGCCGATGACAAGCCCCCCAACATCCGCTTCGACTCCATCCCCAACACCATCCCTTCCGAGCTCGTCCGCGCGGCCGATTTCCCCGGCTTCATCCACGCCGTTTCGACGAAGATGGAGGCCCCTTTCGAACGGCTCCTCGACCGGCTGGATCCGCCACCGACGGTGATTCTGGCCGACACGTTCCTGGTGTGGGCCCTTGATGTCGGAAACCGCCGCAAGATCCCGCTAGCGTCGTTTTGGCCCATGGCCGCTTCCGTATTCTCTGTGCTTTACCATTTTGATCTGCTCGTGCAGCACCGCCACTTCCCGATCCAATCGTCAG aattaggCCAGAGGAAGGATGAAATTGTGGATTACATCCCGGGAATGTCTCCAACGCGGGTGGCAGATCTTCCAACAATTATCCATGGGAATAGTGAGCCAACCCTCCGTCGAGCTCTGGATTCCGTGGTCGGCGTAGACCACAAAGCTCGGTATCTGCTGCTCAGTTCCATACACGAGCTGGAAGCTCCCATCATTGCCGCTATTCAAGCGAAATTCTCAAACCCAGTCTACTGCGTCGGCCCCCTCATCCCCTACCCCAAACTGATCACACCCAATATTTCTGCAGCTCAAAGTAATGGTGGTAATGACCCTAATAACCATGTCATGAGCTGGCTAGACTCTCAGCCCAGAGGTTCAGTCTTGTACGTCTCCTGGGGAAGCTTCCTCTCGCTTTCCGGTTCCCAGATGGAAGAGATCGCGGCCGGCTTGTCCGGGAGCGGCGTCCGGTACCTGTGGGTGGCGCGTGGCGAAACTCATCGTCTGGAAGCGGGTGCGGGGGACAAAGGGTTGGTGGTGGGGTGGTGTGATCAGCTGAGGGTGTTGAGTCACTGTGCAGTGGGTGGGTTTTGGACTCACTGCGGGTGGAATTCCACCATGGAAGGTGTTTTTGCAGGAGTGCCACTGCTTACTTTTCCCGTGGTTATGGATCAGGTACCAAACAGTAAGGTAATTGTTGAGGATTGGAAGGTTGGGCAGAGGGTGAGGACGGAGCGGGGAGCTGGAGATTTGGTGGAGAGGGGGGAAGTCGCTGAGGTTGTGAGGAGGTTCATGGATTCGGAGAGCTGTGAGAGGAGAGAAATGGTGAGAAGGGTGAAAGAGCTTCAGGATATTTGTCAAAAAGCAACCGCTGAAGGTGGATCTTTTGACACGAGTCTGGATGCTTTTGCGAGAGACATTTCACGCtcccattaa